Proteins encoded by one window of Arachis hypogaea cultivar Tifrunner chromosome 1, arahy.Tifrunner.gnm2.J5K5, whole genome shotgun sequence:
- the LOC112699665 gene encoding DNA-directed RNA polymerase 3, chloroplastic, whose protein sequence is MTVAAFFPSPQLQNSAATATRATPSHRKSQHQQPHHQNLHFLFIPAPTFLSSLPSSSSSSSSFPLTIKSSSSSTSRTQQFHVVSDSIHNNVIQDLEESLTNSHSHLNGVRQLDHPNQPSKIFIRDPPWISSIFLKGLCKNTNLEFKLLFKEIEKNKYNLLRRRQIQAETEAWERMVEEYRELERVMREKNLAPNLPHVKALFLGWFEPLKEAIEAEQKSQKTKKHKTAFAPHIESLPAAKMAVIVMHKMMGLVAMEHHQAGCVVLVNAAVQIGMAIEQEVRVQKFMEKTRSHQRKKTEADTKDDMNDDKPKLMKHINGLIKKRRLRSVQKLLKKEDFVPWGRDTQAKLGSRLIDMLIGTAYVHIPVSQSADTPPDFRPAFRHRFKAISKNPGEKILKNYGIIECDPLVLTGLDKSAHHMLMPYMPMLIPPKKWKGYEKGGHLFLPSYIMRTHGSKKQQDTLKNVKRTQMQKVFEALDVLGSTKWRINRRILAVVEAVWAGGGNTAGLIDRKDVPIPARPPVDDPKQIQEWKWNVMKAKKINAERHSLRCDTELKLSVARKMKDEEGFYYPHNLDFRGRAYPMHSHLNHLSCDLCRGLLEFAEGKPLGKSGLQWLKIHLANLYAGGVEKLSYDGRLTFVENHLHDIFDSADNPVNGNRWWLMAEDPFQCLATCINLSEALRSSSPSSFISHLPIHQDGSCNGLQHYAALGRDTMEAAAVNLVAKEKPADVYSEIAVRVHDIMRRDCKKDPSTYPNALLAKVLIDQIDRKLVKQTVMTSVYGVTFVGAREQIKRRLEEKGLITDDKLLFAAACYAAKVTLKALEEIFGAARDIMGWLGDCAKVIASENEAVRWTTPLGLPVVQPYCRNERHLVRTSLQILALKREGNTVDAKKQRTAFPPNFVHSLDGSHMMMTALACRDAGLCFAGVHDSFWTHACDVENMSQILREKFVELYDMPILENLLEDFQTSYPGLVFPPLPERGDFDLRKVLDSPYFFN, encoded by the exons aTGACGGTGGCAGCATTCTTCCCCAGTCCTCAGCTTCAGAACAGTGCCGCAACTGCCACCAGGGCAACCCCATCTCACAGAAAATCCCaacatcaacaacctcatcatcaAAATCTTCACTTTCTGTTCATCCCCGCTCCCACTTTCCTCTCTTCACTaccttcttcttcgtcttcttcttcttcttttccactCACTATCAAGTCCTCTTCTAGCTCTACCTCAAGAACACAGCAATTCCATGTTGTATCAGACTCAATCCACAACAATGTCATTCAAGACCTCGAGGAATCCCTCACCAATTCCCACTCACACCTCAATGGTGTTCGGCAATTGGACCACCCTAACCAACCCTCCAAGATATTCATCCGTGACCCACCTTGGATTTCCTCCATCTTCCTCAAAGGTCTCTGCAAGAATACCAACCTAGAATTCAAGCTTCTGTTCAAGGAAATTGAGAAGAACAAGTACAATTTGCTCAGGAGGAGGCAGATTCAAGCTGAAACCGAAGCTTGGGAGAGGATGGTGGAGGAGTACAGGGAGCTAGAGAGGGTCATGCGTGAGAAGAATTTAGCTCCTAATTTGCCTCACGTGAAAGCATTGTTTTTGGGGTGGTTTGAGCCTCTCAAGGAAGCTATAGAGGCTGAGCAGAAGTCACAGAAGACTAAAAAGCACAAGACGGCGTTTGCGCCGCACATTGAGTCCTTGCCGGCGGCAAAAATGGCGGTTATTGTTATGCACAAGATGATGGGATTGGTTGCCATGGAGCATCATCAGGCAGGGTGTGTTGTGCTTGTTAATGCTGCTGTTCAGATTGGTATGGCTATAGAACAAGAG GTTAGGGTCCAAAAGTTCATGGAAAAAACCAGAAGTCACCAGCGCAAGAAAACGGAGGCTGATACCAAAgatgatatgaatgatgataAACCAAAACTAATGAAACATATAAATGGTTTGATTAAAAAAAGAAGATTGAGGTCAGTGCAGAAGCTGTTGAAGAAAGAAGATTTTGTCCCCTGGGGTCGTGATACCCAGGCCAAG CTGGGAAGTCGATTAATCGATATGTTAATTGGGACAGCATATGTACACATTCCAGTTAGCCAGTCTGCTGATACTCCTCCAGATTTTCGACCGGCATTCAGGCATAGATTTAAAGCCATTTCAAAGAATCCAGG ggaaaagattttgaagaatTATGGCATTATAGAATGTGATCCGTTAGTCCTTACTGGGCTTGATAAATCT GCTCATCACATGTTAATGCCTTACATGCCAATGTTAATACCTCCGAAAAAGTGGAAGGG TTATGAAAAGGGTGGGCACTTGTTCTTGCCATCTTATATCATGCGTACTCATGGATCAAAGAAGCAGCAAGACACATTGAAGAATGTTAAAAGGACACAAATGCAGAAGGTTTTTGAG GCATTGGATGTACTTGGCAGCACCAAATGGCGAATAAATAGAAGAATACTTGCTGTTGTGGAGGCTGTCTGGGCTGGAGGAGGCAACACTGCAGGCCTGATTGATCGGAAAGAT GTTCCTATACCAGCAAGGCCACCTGTAGATGATCCAAAACAAATTCAGGAGTGGAAATGGAATGTAATGAAAGCAAAGAAAATTAATGCAGAGAGGCACTCTCTGAGATGTGACACTGAACTCAAGCTTTCT GTGGCTCGAAAAATGAAAGATGAGGAAGGCTTTTATTATCCTCACAATCTTGACTTCCGTGGCAGAGCATATCCGATGCATTCTCATTTGAATCATTTAAGTTGTGATCTGTGTCGAGGATTACTTGAGTTTGCTGAAGGGAAGCCTTTGGGGAAGTCTGGACTACAATGGCTAAAAATACACTTGGCAAATTTGTATGCAGGTGGTGTGGAAAAACTGTCTTATGATGGTCGACTAACTTTTGTAGAGAATCATCTTCACGATATATTTGACTCTGCTGATAACCCCGTTAACGGAAATCGTTGGTGGTTAATGGCTGAGGATCCTTTCCAGTGCCTCGCTACTTGTATTAATCTATCAGAAGCCTTAAGAAGCTCGTCTCCAAGTTCTTTTATATCTCATCTGCCAATTCATCAG GATGGCTCCTGTAATGGCTTGCAGCATTATGCAGCTTTGGGAAGAGATACT ATGGAAGCTGCTGCAGTTAACTTGGTTGCTAAAGAGAAACCTGCTGATGTTTACTCAGAGATTGCTGTTAG GGTTCATGACATTATGAGAAGGGACTGCAAAAAAGATCCAAGTACCTATCCAAATGCTCTGCTAGCAAAGGTTTTAATTGATCAG ATTGATAGAAAACTAGTCAAACAGACAGTAATGACTTCAGTTTATGGTGTTACTTTTGTTGGGGCACGAGAGCAAATAAAAAGAAGATTAGAGGAGAAAGGCCTTATTACTGATGACAAACTTCTATTTGCTGCAGCTTGCTACGCTGCTAAA GTGACATTGAAGGCCCTTGAAGAAATTTTTGGAGCAGCTCGTGATATTATGGGATGGCTTGGTGATTGTGCAAAA GTGATTGCTTCAGAAAATGAAGCCGTTCGCTGGACCACTCCTCTTGGTCTTCCGGTTGTACAACCATACTGTAGAAATGAACGTCATCTG GTCAGAACATCTCTTCAGATATTGGCTTTGAAGCGGGAGGGCAACACA GTCGATGCCAAGAAACAGAGAACTGCATTTCCTCCAAATTTTGTACATTCACTTGATGGTTCACACATGATGATGACTGCTCTTGCCTGCAGGGATGCTGGCTTATGCTTTGCAG GTGTTCATGACTCGTTTTGGACACATGCATGTGATGTGGAGAACATGAGTCAGATTCTGAGAGAAAAATTTGTGGAGCTTTATGACATGCCGATACTTGAAAAT TTGCTAGAAGACTTCCAGACATCATACCCAGGATTAGTTTTTCCTCCACTGCCAGAGAGAGGTGATTTTGACTTGCGAAAGGTTCTCGATTCTCCGTACTTCTTCAACTGA